In Halapricum desulfuricans, a single window of DNA contains:
- a CDS encoding arsenate-mycothiol transferase ArsC encodes MTADPVRFGFVCVQNAGRSQMATAFAERERDRRGLEDEVEILTGGTRPADHVHEEVVETMRELDIDISDRTPREITHEETGSCDYVLTMGCSAENVCPAVWHGESRDWDLEDPDGKDPQRVREIRDEVQRRVESLFDDVFESGEQQ; translated from the coding sequence ATGACAGCAGATCCCGTTCGATTCGGATTCGTCTGTGTCCAGAATGCCGGCCGGAGTCAGATGGCGACGGCGTTCGCCGAGCGCGAGCGCGACCGGCGCGGGCTCGAGGACGAGGTCGAGATCCTCACTGGGGGCACCCGGCCCGCGGACCACGTCCACGAGGAAGTCGTCGAGACCATGCGCGAGCTGGACATCGACATCTCGGATCGGACGCCGCGCGAGATCACACACGAGGAGACGGGGTCGTGTGATTACGTCCTCACGATGGGCTGTTCGGCCGAGAACGTCTGCCCGGCAGTCTGGCACGGAGAGAGCCGCGACTGGGACCTCGAGGACCCGGACGGCAAGGACCCACAACGCGTCCGCGAGATCCGTGACGAGGTCCAGCGACGGGTCGAGTCGCTCTTTGACGACGTGTTCGAATCGGGCGAGCAGCAGTGA
- the gcvPA gene encoding aminomethyl-transferring glycine dehydrogenase subunit GcvPA, with the protein MTGTREGSPYAPHTDAETRAMLETVGADDVDELFDIPEAVQFDRAFGIEARDDAGTAREIAGTLAENDDMTSFLGRGHYVHHVPAVVDRLSSRSEFLTSYTQYQPEIAQGFLQALFEYQSMLVDLTGLPVANASMYDHATALGEAATLAARVRSTSGSRVLVPELLPLRRRSVLENYAEGADLTVESYPTDDGNADLDALTSMVDSDTLMVYAENPTVRGTIEERLSAVGDLAADSEALFCLGTDPVALSLLETPASVGADVVVGDAGTLGLGHAHGMGHGLFVTREQFLRQVPGRLVGAGTDERGRRAYTLTLQTREQHIRRERATSNICTNQAWVALRTAIHLAWLGPDGLLELAERAVRDARTLASRVDDIDGVRAPVHDRHHFREFLAATDRPAPEIRDALLDRGYAVHAVDDHRLQLCVTDANEHATDGLVAALSEVA; encoded by the coding sequence ATGACCGGGACGCGCGAGGGGAGTCCGTACGCTCCTCACACGGACGCGGAGACGCGGGCGATGCTCGAGACGGTCGGAGCCGACGACGTGGACGAACTGTTCGACATCCCCGAGGCGGTGCAGTTCGATCGGGCCTTCGGGATCGAAGCGCGAGACGACGCGGGGACGGCCCGGGAGATTGCGGGGACGCTCGCGGAAAACGACGACATGACCTCGTTTCTGGGCCGGGGCCATTACGTCCATCACGTCCCGGCGGTGGTCGATCGGCTGTCCTCGCGCTCCGAGTTTCTGACCTCCTACACGCAGTATCAGCCCGAGATCGCCCAGGGGTTCCTGCAGGCGCTGTTCGAGTACCAGTCGATGCTCGTCGACCTGACCGGCCTGCCGGTCGCGAACGCCTCGATGTACGACCACGCGACCGCCCTCGGCGAGGCCGCGACGCTCGCCGCCCGGGTGCGATCGACCAGCGGCTCGCGCGTGCTCGTTCCCGAACTGCTCCCGCTCCGGCGACGGTCGGTGCTCGAAAACTACGCGGAGGGGGCCGATCTCACCGTCGAGTCCTACCCGACCGACGACGGCAACGCCGATCTTGACGCGCTGACGTCGATGGTCGATTCGGACACGCTCATGGTCTACGCGGAGAACCCGACCGTCCGCGGGACGATCGAGGAGCGACTGTCGGCCGTCGGCGACCTCGCCGCGGACAGCGAGGCGCTGTTCTGTCTCGGGACCGACCCGGTCGCGCTGTCGCTGCTGGAGACGCCGGCGAGCGTCGGCGCGGACGTCGTCGTCGGCGATGCCGGGACGCTCGGACTCGGCCACGCCCACGGGATGGGACACGGCCTGTTCGTCACGCGCGAGCAGTTCCTCCGGCAGGTCCCCGGACGGCTGGTCGGGGCTGGAACAGACGAGCGCGGGCGGCGGGCCTACACGCTGACGCTGCAGACCCGGGAACAGCACATCCGCCGCGAGCGGGCGACCTCGAACATCTGCACCAATCAGGCGTGGGTCGCGCTGCGGACGGCGATCCACCTCGCCTGGCTCGGCCCGGACGGCCTGCTCGAACTGGCCGAGCGGGCCGTCCGGGACGCGCGGACGCTCGCGTCTCGAGTCGACGATATCGACGGCGTCCGCGCGCCGGTTCACGACCGCCACCACTTCCGGGAGTTTCTCGCCGCCACGGATCGGCCCGCCCCGGAGATACGCGACGCGTTGCTGGATCGGGGCTACGCCGTTCACGCGGTCGACGACCACCGCCTCCAGCTGTGCGTGACCGACGCGAACGAACACGCGACGGACGGCCTCGTCGCCGCGCTCTCGGAGGTGGCCTGA
- the gcvPB gene encoding aminomethyl-transferring glycine dehydrogenase subunit GcvPB, translating into MRYDQARWADEDRYEPLLIEKRSETVEIDDAPLPEELTRDELTMAAPAEPELARHYTRLSQETYGVDSGPFPLGSCTMKYNPALLERVASDENAAVHPDRPDESVQGTLEVMATLQEWLGRIGGMDAVTLQPPAGAAGEYTGLLITRAYHEQRGEDRTEVVVPDSAHGTNFASAAMAGFDVVELPSGDDGRVNLEALEAAVGEETAALMLTNPNTLGLFERDIETVTEVVHDAGGLVYYDGANLNALLGQARPGDMGFDVMHYNVHKTFATPHGGGGPGAGPVGVREDLAPYLPAPHVRETDGGTYERYEPAHSIGKVHGFEGNWLVLLKAYAYIRRLGDEGLADASAKAVLNANYLAERIDFEVPYGPFHHEFVASAGDRDAADVAKHMLDHGVHPPTTKWPELVEEALMVEPTEAESRETLDLLVAAFDAAGDADADALESAPHRTTASRIDQVAAARSPRLSWRALDDGGSRTDP; encoded by the coding sequence ATGCGCTACGATCAGGCGCGGTGGGCCGACGAGGACCGCTACGAGCCGCTGTTGATCGAGAAGCGCTCCGAAACGGTCGAGATCGACGACGCGCCGTTGCCCGAGGAGCTGACCCGTGACGAACTCACGATGGCAGCCCCTGCCGAGCCGGAGCTGGCGCGCCACTACACGCGCCTCTCACAGGAGACCTACGGGGTCGACAGCGGTCCGTTTCCGCTGGGCAGTTGCACGATGAAGTACAACCCGGCGCTGCTCGAACGCGTCGCGAGCGACGAGAACGCGGCCGTCCACCCGGACCGGCCCGACGAGAGCGTCCAGGGGACACTCGAAGTCATGGCGACACTACAGGAGTGGCTCGGCCGGATCGGCGGGATGGACGCCGTGACGCTGCAGCCGCCGGCCGGCGCGGCTGGCGAGTACACGGGGTTGCTGATCACCAGGGCATACCACGAACAGCGGGGCGAGGACCGGACGGAGGTCGTGGTTCCGGACAGCGCACACGGGACGAACTTCGCCAGTGCGGCGATGGCGGGGTTCGACGTCGTCGAGTTGCCCAGCGGCGACGACGGCCGGGTGAACCTCGAGGCGCTCGAGGCCGCGGTCGGCGAGGAAACCGCGGCGCTCATGCTGACGAACCCGAACACGCTGGGGCTGTTCGAGCGCGACATCGAGACCGTCACCGAGGTCGTCCACGACGCGGGGGGGCTGGTCTACTACGACGGGGCGAACCTCAACGCCCTGCTCGGACAGGCCCGGCCGGGCGACATGGGCTTTGACGTGATGCACTACAACGTCCACAAGACCTTCGCGACGCCTCACGGCGGCGGCGGGCCGGGTGCCGGGCCGGTCGGCGTACGCGAGGACCTCGCGCCGTACCTGCCCGCGCCCCACGTCCGCGAGACTGACGGAGGCACCTACGAGCGCTACGAGCCCGCCCACTCGATCGGGAAGGTCCACGGGTTCGAGGGCAACTGGCTCGTCCTGCTGAAGGCCTACGCGTATATCCGGCGACTCGGCGACGAGGGGCTGGCCGACGCGAGCGCGAAGGCCGTCCTCAACGCCAACTACCTGGCCGAGCGGATCGACTTCGAGGTGCCGTACGGCCCGTTTCACCACGAGTTCGTCGCCAGCGCCGGCGATCGGGACGCAGCCGACGTGGCCAAGCACATGCTCGATCACGGCGTGCACCCGCCGACGACGAAGTGGCCCGAACTCGTCGAGGAGGCACTGATGGTCGAACCGACCGAGGCCGAGTCCAGGGAGACGCTCGATCTGCTGGTGGCCGCGTTCGATGCCGCCGGCGACGCCGACGCGGACGCGCTTGAGTCGGCACCGCACCGGACGACCGCCAGCCGGATCGATCAGGTCGCGGCCGCGCGGTCGCCGCGCCTCTCTTGGCGGGCGCTCGACGACGGCGGCTCTCGGACCGATCCGTAG